The genomic region AGGTATTTTGCTGTTATGCTTTTTCATGCTGGGCTGGGGCTATTTTGCCTTTTTTGAATCCGGTAAGCGTGGAGCTACTCCGGGTAAGCGAGCCTTGGGTTTACGTGTGGTTGATAGGTCTGGAAATGAGGCATCGCGGGGGCAGGTTCTCGTGCGCAATCTCTTGAGATTTGTTGATATGCTGCCAGGTGTGCCATCTGCCTCAGTCGGAATTATGATCGGAGGTTATGGCTGTGGACTAACATCCAGCCTGTTATCGAAAAAATTCCAGCGTCTGGGCGATATGGTGGCGAACACCGTGGTCATCTACAGTACTCCTGTCAGGCACCTAAGCTCTGCGATACCGCCAGTTTTAAAGAGTGTAGCTCCTCCGGTTGTTCTTACTAAAGAAGAACAGGCGGCTATTGCTGCATTCAGGGAGAGAGCTGGGCTGTGGTCTGAAGCGAGAAGGATTGAGCTGGCTGATCATGCTTCGGCGGTCTCAGGCTCAAAGGGAAGAGAGGGGATGA from Rubritalea squalenifaciens DSM 18772 harbors:
- a CDS encoding RDD family protein codes for the protein MASKEKDKIDTLQSVELGEGVEILLRMAGPFPRAMALLLDYLIIIGVIVVLWIIMSILSSWFPRNVIIGILLLCFFMLGWGYFAFFESGKRGATPGKRALGLRVVDRSGNEASRGQVLVRNLLRFVDMLPGVPSASVGIMIGGYGCGLTSSLLSKKFQRLGDMVANTVVIYSTPVRHLSSAIPPVLKSVAPPVVLTKEEQAAIAAFRERAGLWSEARRIELADHASAVSGSKGREGMTKLLGVAHWLTERD